A stretch of Shewanella dokdonensis DNA encodes these proteins:
- a CDS encoding serine hydrolase, producing the protein MIYWLSLGSFTPTIKTYPVNDEFRKKTATALFMFTGVVCAGALADPVSPTPIPNNPSPSLTAPRPMVIPDAPEVAAKAYVLMDYNSGQIIAENNAHEQLDPASLTKMMTSYVIGQEIKRGNVSPDDEVTISQNAWSKNFPDSSKMFIEVGKKVKVSDLNRGIIIQSGNDACVAMAEHIAGTEGAFVDLMNSWAKQLGMKDSHFENAHGLHGENHKSTAYDLALLGAALIRDVPHEYKIYDEKSFTYNGIKQYNRNGLLWDNSLNVDGIKTGHTSEAGYNLVASATKDGMRLISVVLGTKSESARKAESKKLLEFGFRFFETVTPYKAGDSFVTQKIWYGDKPTVNLGVVTDTPLTIARGQAKNLKANFELTKELTAPIAKGETVGRLYFQLNGKDIAQYPLVSLEEVKEGSWFSKLIDYFKQMFSGWFN; encoded by the coding sequence ATGATATACTGGCTGTCTTTAGGCAGTTTCACTCCAACCATTAAAACGTATCCAGTCAATGATGAATTTCGCAAAAAAACCGCAACCGCACTATTCATGTTCACTGGCGTTGTCTGTGCAGGCGCGCTGGCTGACCCGGTTTCTCCAACGCCGATCCCCAATAATCCATCACCATCGTTAACCGCGCCCAGGCCAATGGTGATCCCTGATGCCCCCGAAGTGGCGGCGAAAGCCTACGTTTTAATGGATTACAACTCTGGTCAGATCATTGCAGAGAATAATGCCCATGAGCAACTGGACCCCGCCAGTCTCACCAAAATGATGACCAGTTATGTGATTGGACAAGAGATAAAACGTGGCAATGTCTCGCCCGATGACGAAGTCACCATCTCGCAAAATGCCTGGTCAAAGAATTTTCCAGATTCATCCAAGATGTTCATTGAAGTCGGGAAAAAGGTCAAAGTCTCCGACTTGAACCGCGGCATTATTATTCAGTCAGGTAATGATGCCTGCGTGGCAATGGCAGAACATATTGCCGGTACTGAAGGCGCATTTGTGGATCTGATGAACAGCTGGGCTAAACAGCTGGGCATGAAAGACAGCCACTTCGAAAATGCCCATGGCCTGCATGGCGAAAATCATAAAAGCACCGCCTATGATTTGGCATTGCTAGGCGCCGCGCTGATCCGTGACGTCCCCCATGAATACAAGATTTATGATGAGAAATCATTTACTTACAATGGCATAAAACAATACAACCGCAATGGCCTGTTATGGGATAACAGCCTCAATGTGGACGGGATCAAAACCGGTCATACCTCAGAAGCAGGCTACAACTTGGTAGCTTCGGCGACCAAAGACGGTATGCGCCTGATTTCCGTGGTATTGGGCACCAAGAGTGAATCAGCCCGTAAAGCAGAAAGTAAAAAACTGCTGGAATTTGGTTTCCGTTTCTTCGAAACCGTAACGCCATATAAAGCTGGCGACAGCTTTGTCACTCAGAAAATCTGGTACGGTGACAAACCAACCGTCAATTTGGGGGTGGTAACAGATACACCGCTTACCATTGCGCGTGGTCAGGCTAAAAACCTTAAAGCCAATTTCGAGCTGACGAAAGAGTTGACCGCTCCGATAGCCAAAGGTGAAACCGTGGGTCGGCTCTACTTCCAGTTAAACGGCAAAGACATTGCACAGTATCCACTGGTATCACTGGAAGAGGTCAAGGAAGGCAGTTGGTTCAGCAAGCTGATTGACTACTTTAAGCAGATGTTTTCCGGATGGTTTAACTAA
- a CDS encoding septal ring lytic transglycosylase RlpA family protein — MVASFVCVAITGGCASEPANRNDGRYSMKHDRPPENPPDLSQVKDATPRYEPYSKQGNKDYEVLGKSYEVMPSGKGFVQEGLASWYASKFHGHSTSNGEIYDMYSMSGAHKTLPIPSYVRVTNLNNNKSVIVRINDRGPFHSNRIIDVSYAAAYKLDMLKTGTAPVRLEVIYNDSPEHQAVAAINSGKAVYYVQIVAASSKEKLQALAVELEQKFKIQSRITAAENLYRLQLGPMANEDLANRMLDTIRSDGYPQSYLVRDAATQGG; from the coding sequence TTGGTTGCTTCCTTTGTGTGTGTTGCTATTACTGGGGGCTGTGCCAGCGAGCCAGCAAACCGCAATGATGGCCGCTACAGCATGAAACACGACCGACCGCCGGAAAATCCGCCAGACTTGTCGCAAGTTAAAGACGCGACGCCGCGTTATGAGCCCTATAGCAAACAAGGCAATAAAGACTATGAAGTGCTGGGGAAATCCTACGAGGTAATGCCTTCCGGCAAAGGCTTTGTGCAGGAAGGTTTAGCCTCTTGGTATGCGTCGAAATTTCATGGGCATAGCACCTCTAATGGCGAGATTTATGACATGTATTCCATGTCCGGTGCCCACAAGACCTTGCCCATTCCAAGTTACGTGCGAGTCACTAATCTAAATAATAATAAGAGTGTGATTGTACGTATCAATGATCGTGGCCCATTTCATTCCAACCGGATTATTGATGTGTCTTATGCCGCCGCCTATAAGCTGGATATGCTGAAAACCGGCACGGCGCCAGTGCGGTTGGAGGTTATCTATAACGATAGCCCCGAACATCAAGCCGTTGCGGCGATTAACAGTGGCAAAGCGGTTTATTACGTGCAGATTGTGGCGGCCAGTTCCAAAGAGAAACTCCAAGCGTTAGCCGTTGAACTGGAACAGAAATTTAAGATACAGAGCCGTATCACAGCGGCTGAAAACCTGTACCGTTTACAATTAGGGCCGATGGCCAATGAAGATCTCGCCAACCGCATGCTGGACACTATCCGCAGTGACGGGTACCCACAGAGCTATCTGGTGCGCGACGCGGCCACACAAGGCGGTTGA
- the mltB gene encoding lytic murein transglycosylase B, whose protein sequence is MPISKQLLALLLLAITPLASAATTPTYEQLQQQFIEKQQQQGFTAKEVTQFLANAHKNQQVLDAIAKPWEAKPWYQYYPLFLTDERLQAGLNFWQQHQEAINRAAKQYQIEPEIIVAIIGIETFYGKFLGNYPVVDALYTLGFYYPPRADFFRSELGKLMVLLRQEQLDGSSLNGSYAGAMGFGQFIPSSYLAYAVDFDHDGKRDLVGSAVDAIGSVANYFHQHGWQQGQAVAVPLNVTGQPAAHIWQPQDKLTQTAADILAPNVALAQSMDLDISQPAMLIQLQQAEANEYWLGLNNFYVITRYNRSPLYAMVVYQFSQQLRQHHATH, encoded by the coding sequence ATGCCGATATCAAAACAGTTGCTCGCGTTGCTACTGCTGGCAATAACGCCCCTGGCCAGCGCGGCTACCACGCCCACTTATGAGCAACTGCAACAACAGTTTATTGAAAAACAACAGCAGCAGGGCTTTACGGCTAAAGAAGTCACACAGTTTTTGGCGAACGCTCATAAAAACCAGCAGGTACTGGATGCGATAGCCAAACCTTGGGAAGCTAAACCTTGGTACCAGTATTATCCGCTGTTTTTGACCGACGAACGCTTACAGGCCGGGCTCAACTTCTGGCAACAGCATCAAGAAGCGATAAACCGCGCGGCCAAACAATATCAGATTGAACCCGAGATCATCGTTGCCATCATTGGCATAGAAACCTTCTACGGCAAGTTTCTGGGCAACTATCCGGTCGTGGATGCCCTTTACACGCTGGGGTTTTATTACCCGCCTCGCGCCGATTTCTTCCGTAGTGAACTGGGCAAACTGATGGTGTTATTGCGCCAAGAACAACTCGATGGCAGTAGCCTTAATGGCTCTTACGCCGGCGCCATGGGTTTTGGTCAGTTTATTCCCTCCAGTTACCTAGCCTATGCGGTGGATTTTGACCACGATGGTAAACGTGATCTGGTAGGCAGTGCGGTTGACGCCATTGGCAGTGTTGCCAATTATTTTCATCAGCACGGTTGGCAACAGGGGCAAGCGGTTGCGGTGCCACTCAATGTCACAGGCCAGCCCGCAGCGCATATCTGGCAACCGCAGGACAAACTGACACAAACTGCCGCCGATATTCTGGCACCAAATGTTGCCTTGGCCCAGTCGATGGATTTAGACATCTCGCAACCGGCCATGCTCATTCAGTTGCAACAGGCAGAAGCCAACGAATACTGGTTAGGGTTGAACAATTTCTATGTGATCACCCGCTATAACCGCAGCCCACTGTACGCCATGGTGGTATATCAGTTCAGTCAACAGTTGAGACAGCATCATGCTACGCATTAA
- the mrdA gene encoding penicillin-binding protein 2, with the protein MQQRKRITMHDHAAEAALFRRRAMFTFICVAILLLILVGNLYHLQITSYKDYATRSNDNRIRVVPLPPSRGLIYDRHGKLLAENQPFYSLEVIPEKVKNMDAMLDELSKVVPLSDDERQSFTDALKFHRRFKPLTLKSHLTEPELAAFSVNQYRFEGVSVEAGLNRYYPYGELLTHVLGYVGRINNRDQKALELSGDWPDYAATNDIGKQGVEKFYESLLHGKPGHLEEEVNNLGRHIRTLKVEAPEPGQDIYLTIDLALQQKAMELLAGRRGSIVAIDPRDGGILAMASSPSYDPNQFVHGITAKAYSDLLNSRSRPLINRATQGQYAPASTVKPFLALMGLEDGIVNEKTRVWDPGFWQIPGVERKYRDWKRWGHGWVDVYGAIINSCDTYFYDLAYKSGVDRISNFMTQFGFGENTGVDIYEESAGNMPSRDWKRLRYNQPWYIGDTISVGIGQGYWTTTPLQLATAVTILANKGRRLPPHLLKSIKDSTSMIDSPVEERPPLELKNPHHWEVIADAMRQTAHKSRFSDASYTAAMKTGTGQVFSVAEDAKYDADTIDEHLRDNALIVAYAPFENPKIVLTVILENAGWGGQNAGPVARAMMDEYLLRDKWELTHAQP; encoded by the coding sequence GTGCAGCAACGAAAGCGAATTACCATGCACGACCATGCCGCCGAGGCCGCTTTATTTCGGCGCCGTGCAATGTTCACTTTCATCTGTGTGGCAATTCTACTGCTGATCTTGGTAGGTAACCTTTATCACCTACAGATCACCTCATATAAAGACTATGCCACCCGCTCTAACGACAACCGCATCCGAGTGGTACCACTGCCGCCTAGCCGCGGGTTGATCTATGATCGTCATGGTAAACTTCTGGCAGAAAATCAACCGTTTTACTCGTTGGAAGTGATCCCGGAAAAAGTCAAAAACATGGACGCCATGCTGGATGAGCTCAGCAAGGTGGTGCCATTGTCAGATGACGAACGGCAAAGTTTTACTGATGCGCTGAAATTTCATCGCCGCTTTAAGCCATTAACACTGAAAAGCCATTTAACTGAGCCAGAGTTAGCCGCGTTCAGCGTCAATCAATATCGTTTTGAAGGCGTATCGGTAGAAGCGGGGCTGAACCGCTATTATCCTTATGGTGAGCTGCTGACCCATGTACTGGGTTACGTTGGTCGCATCAATAACCGCGATCAAAAGGCATTGGAGCTTTCCGGTGACTGGCCCGACTATGCCGCCACCAATGACATCGGCAAACAAGGCGTAGAAAAATTTTATGAGAGCCTGCTGCACGGCAAACCTGGGCACCTGGAGGAAGAGGTCAATAACCTAGGGCGCCACATCCGTACCCTGAAAGTTGAAGCCCCAGAACCCGGCCAGGATATCTACCTCACCATCGACCTGGCATTACAACAAAAAGCGATGGAACTGCTGGCGGGACGACGCGGCTCTATCGTCGCCATTGATCCACGCGATGGCGGGATTTTGGCAATGGCCTCCAGCCCCAGCTACGACCCCAATCAGTTTGTCCATGGTATCACGGCCAAAGCCTACAGCGATTTGCTAAATTCCCGTTCGCGGCCGTTGATCAACCGCGCCACCCAAGGGCAATATGCGCCAGCATCAACAGTTAAACCGTTCCTAGCCTTGATGGGGCTGGAAGATGGCATAGTCAATGAAAAGACCCGAGTATGGGATCCAGGTTTCTGGCAAATTCCCGGGGTAGAACGCAAATATCGTGACTGGAAACGTTGGGGACACGGTTGGGTCGATGTCTATGGCGCCATTATTAACTCCTGTGATACCTATTTTTACGATCTGGCCTACAAGAGCGGTGTTGACCGCATCTCTAATTTCATGACCCAGTTTGGTTTTGGTGAAAACACGGGTGTTGATATCTATGAAGAATCGGCCGGGAATATGCCCTCCCGCGATTGGAAACGGCTGCGCTATAACCAGCCGTGGTATATCGGCGACACTATTTCCGTGGGGATTGGCCAGGGTTACTGGACCACAACGCCACTCCAGTTAGCCACTGCCGTCACCATTCTCGCCAATAAAGGTCGGCGTTTACCGCCGCATCTGCTGAAATCCATCAAAGACAGCACATCGATGATCGATTCGCCCGTAGAAGAACGGCCACCACTAGAGCTGAAAAATCCCCATCATTGGGAAGTGATTGCCGATGCCATGCGCCAGACTGCACACAAGAGTCGTTTCAGCGATGCCAGTTATACTGCTGCGATGAAAACGGGTACGGGTCAGGTATTCAGTGTGGCCGAAGACGCCAAATACGATGCGGATACCATCGACGAACACCTGCGGGATAACGCCTTGATTGTGGCCTATGCGCCATTTGAAAATCCGAAAATCGTCCTGACGGTGATTCTCGAAAATGCCGGTTGGGGTGGGCAGAATGCGGGGCCGGTCGCCAGAGCGATGATGGATGAATATCTGCTGCGGGATAAATGGGAGTTGACTCATGCACAGCCATAA
- the rlmH gene encoding 23S rRNA (pseudouridine(1915)-N(3))-methyltransferase RlmH → MKLQLIAVGTKMPDWVSKGFTEYQRRFPRDMALELLEIPAGKRGKNADIARILQKEGEAMLAAVAKGNHIVTLDLPGKNWTTPELAENLAKWQLDGRDVSLLVGGPEGLAPACKQAAAQSWCLSALTLPHPLVRVVVAESLYRAWSINNNHPYHRE, encoded by the coding sequence ATGAAGTTACAACTCATCGCGGTCGGCACCAAAATGCCAGACTGGGTCAGTAAAGGGTTTACCGAATACCAACGCCGTTTCCCGCGGGATATGGCGTTGGAACTGCTGGAAATCCCGGCGGGGAAACGCGGCAAAAATGCCGACATTGCGCGCATTTTGCAAAAAGAAGGTGAAGCCATGCTTGCCGCCGTAGCCAAGGGGAATCACATCGTTACGCTAGATCTACCGGGCAAGAACTGGACCACACCAGAGTTAGCTGAAAATCTGGCGAAATGGCAACTGGATGGTCGCGATGTCAGCCTGTTGGTGGGTGGGCCCGAAGGGTTAGCGCCAGCATGTAAGCAGGCGGCGGCACAAAGCTGGTGTCTGTCGGCACTGACATTACCACATCCACTGGTACGGGTCGTGGTTGCTGAAAGCCTGTACCGCGCCTGGAGCATTAACAACAACCATCCCTATCACCGGGAATAA
- the rsfS gene encoding ribosome silencing factor, protein MQSAELKQFVVDKVEDIKAKDIVVLDVQQKSNITDYMVICTGTSNTHISAIAQHVVSEAKQAGMLPLGVEGRDGSEWVLVDLGDVILHVMLEQAREHYQLEKLWTEV, encoded by the coding sequence TTGCAGAGTGCGGAGTTGAAACAATTCGTTGTTGATAAGGTCGAAGACATCAAAGCCAAAGATATTGTGGTGCTTGATGTACAGCAAAAATCCAATATTACCGATTACATGGTGATATGTACCGGAACCTCAAATACCCATATCAGTGCCATTGCCCAACATGTGGTCAGCGAAGCCAAGCAAGCGGGTATGTTGCCATTGGGGGTCGAAGGCCGCGATGGCAGCGAATGGGTGTTGGTCGATCTTGGCGACGTGATTCTGCACGTTATGCTAGAGCAGGCTCGCGAGCATTATCAGCTGGAAAAACTCTGGACTGAAGTGTAG
- the nadD gene encoding nicotinate-nucleotide adenylyltransferase, with product MRIGILGGTFDPVHYGHLRPAAEVWQQLQLDQLWLMPNNIPPHKQQASASAEQRLTMLQLAAAHFPQLTINAVELERTTLSYSVTTLQQLRQKHPQDMFYFVMGTDSLVSLTSWQSWHELFNLCHLVVCYRDGWQLQADNPLYGEWQQRQLSPAQHLANIRQGRGKNSGDIIMVDVAPQPYSSTALRKAIATDDWQLCKEAVPTEVLDYILAQQLYRN from the coding sequence ATGCGAATAGGGATTTTAGGCGGGACATTCGATCCAGTACATTATGGTCACCTGCGACCAGCAGCGGAAGTATGGCAACAGCTCCAGCTCGATCAGCTGTGGCTGATGCCCAACAACATTCCCCCACACAAGCAGCAGGCCAGTGCCAGTGCAGAGCAGCGCTTAACAATGTTGCAACTAGCCGCGGCTCACTTCCCGCAATTGACCATCAATGCGGTGGAGCTGGAACGTACCACCTTGTCTTACAGCGTCACCACCTTACAACAGCTGCGGCAAAAACATCCGCAAGATATGTTTTATTTCGTCATGGGCACAGATTCACTGGTGTCGTTAACCAGTTGGCAAAGCTGGCATGAGCTGTTTAACTTATGCCACTTGGTGGTGTGCTATCGCGATGGTTGGCAACTGCAAGCCGACAACCCGCTTTATGGTGAATGGCAACAGCGACAACTAAGCCCGGCGCAGCATCTGGCCAATATCCGTCAAGGTCGCGGCAAAAACAGCGGCGACATCATTATGGTGGATGTGGCACCACAGCCCTACTCGTCAACCGCCTTGCGTAAAGCCATTGCCACCGATGACTGGCAACTATGCAAAGAAGCGGTTCCCACCGAAGTGCTGGATTACATCTTGGCGCAACAGCTTTACCGTAACTGA
- the holA gene encoding DNA polymerase III subunit delta: MRVYPDQFARQITVLKPCYLLFGDDPWLLDTTKSQLLAAARAQGFEERVQLEQENSFNWQDLYNEWHAMSLFASRRIIELQLPQAKPGSDGSAMLQALLAQPNPDTVLLLTGPKLAQEQQHSKWFKLLDSKGIFVPCTTPEGPQFQRWLDSQIQHYQLQLQADARAMLANLYEGNLLAADQALQLLQLLAGQRQVNAAELSHYFEDQSRFSVFQLTDALLANQQDKAQHMLVQLKAEDTALPIVHWALQKELTQLWQLQSALSAGHNLNQLFGQYRIWDKRKPLYQQALKRLSLAAIENMLGVSSQLELALKQQGREDWIGISHLCLMFDAEAHRQLQQFELS; the protein is encoded by the coding sequence ATGCGGGTGTATCCGGATCAGTTTGCCCGGCAAATAACAGTGCTTAAGCCCTGTTATCTGCTATTTGGCGACGATCCTTGGCTACTGGATACCACTAAATCACAACTGTTGGCAGCAGCTCGTGCGCAAGGGTTTGAAGAGCGCGTTCAACTCGAGCAGGAAAACAGCTTCAACTGGCAGGATCTCTACAATGAGTGGCATGCCATGAGTCTGTTTGCCAGCCGCCGGATCATTGAGTTACAACTGCCGCAGGCTAAACCAGGAAGCGATGGCAGTGCCATGCTGCAAGCGCTATTGGCACAGCCTAATCCCGATACTGTGTTGCTACTCACTGGCCCCAAATTGGCACAAGAACAACAGCATAGCAAATGGTTTAAACTGCTGGATAGTAAAGGCATTTTCGTTCCCTGCACCACACCGGAAGGGCCGCAGTTTCAGCGCTGGTTAGATAGCCAAATCCAACACTACCAATTGCAGCTACAAGCCGATGCGCGGGCGATGCTCGCCAATCTGTATGAAGGCAACCTTTTGGCAGCAGACCAGGCACTGCAACTGCTACAACTACTGGCGGGACAGCGTCAGGTCAACGCAGCGGAGCTATCACACTATTTCGAAGATCAATCACGCTTCAGTGTGTTTCAGCTCACCGATGCCTTGCTCGCCAACCAACAGGACAAAGCCCAGCACATGCTGGTGCAACTGAAAGCAGAAGATACCGCGCTGCCAATCGTCCACTGGGCGCTACAAAAAGAGCTGACACAATTATGGCAGCTACAGTCAGCACTTTCGGCTGGACATAACCTTAATCAACTGTTTGGACAATACCGGATCTGGGATAAGCGTAAACCCCTTTATCAACAGGCACTAAAACGCTTATCACTGGCCGCGATAGAAAATATGCTTGGCGTCAGTTCTCAGCTGGAACTGGCACTTAAACAACAAGGGCGTGAGGACTGGATCGGCATCAGCCACCTGTGTCTGATGTTTGATGCTGAGGCTCATCGGCAGTTACAGCAATTTGAGTTAAGCTGA
- the lptE gene encoding LPS assembly lipoprotein LptE gives MLTLTKSMRQLMFSALALVLMTSAGCGFHLQGSYSIPPELRTLSLTTPDQYSELSRLVQDRLRLHNISIKPASAKLPRLTLMKDSLERSTLSIYSTGNVAEYELIYRVFFSVAMPDKEAQSFTAEVRRDYQDDPRTALAKSREMDLLVKEMRIQAADYIIQTLAATEVK, from the coding sequence ATGCTGACACTTACTAAGTCTATGCGGCAATTGATGTTCTCGGCGCTGGCACTGGTGCTCATGACCAGTGCCGGTTGCGGATTTCATCTGCAAGGCAGTTACTCAATTCCGCCTGAGCTCAGAACGCTCAGCCTTACCACGCCAGACCAGTACAGTGAATTAAGCCGGCTGGTGCAAGATCGCCTACGGCTGCACAACATCAGCATCAAACCTGCGAGTGCCAAGTTACCGCGACTGACACTGATGAAAGACTCGCTGGAACGTTCTACCCTGTCAATTTACTCCACAGGTAATGTGGCAGAGTACGAACTGATCTACCGGGTGTTTTTCAGTGTCGCTATGCCAGATAAAGAAGCGCAGAGTTTCACGGCTGAAGTGCGCCGTGACTACCAAGACGATCCACGTACCGCGCTTGCCAAAAGCCGCGAAATGGATCTACTGGTAAAAGAGATGCGCATCCAGGCTGCGGATTACATTATTCAGACGCTGGCCGCCACCGAGGTGAAGTGA